The Deltaproteobacteria bacterium genome includes a window with the following:
- the menD gene encoding 2-succinyl-5-enolpyruvyl-6-hydroxy-3-cyclohexene-1-carboxylic-acid synthase, which translates to MIAQADMARRFVAALAAAGVRDLVVSPGSRSTPLVLAALDCGDLRCRAIIDERSAAFFALGMAKRSGRPVAALCTSGTAGAHYYPAAIEAAYSYTPLVLITADRPAELQGCGAPQTIDQIDLFHKHVRAAVAVDPDDDAAAAKVATAVAAARSPVPGPVHLNVRLRKPLETRASQAVVPPIPRTYAAPHADPPADAVRALADACAAERGVIVAGPAPLAQRRARAAVEALACATGYPLVAEAASQLKFGVDVSIDGFPALLSAEAARERLRPELILQLGAMPVSTAWREYQTRWADVPRWVIAPWGRPDPLRTATAHVAADVGRTAAAVAEAIGCVRAPTAWATAWRAGALAPGPAADAVRTAVRALPPAGVVCAGNSLPIRWLDAACSARDTDADVWSQRGVAGIDGLISGAAGAAAAGDSPTLLLVGDVSFAHDIGGLAAARDVRTPLAIVVLDNGGGRIFDELPVAAAVAPDDLSRWWTTPPRVDLAAAARAFGVPYAPMDDASLAAAFERRGPTLLHAEVGA; encoded by the coding sequence CCGACATGGCGCGCCGGTTCGTCGCCGCGCTGGCCGCCGCGGGCGTCCGCGATCTGGTCGTCAGTCCCGGGTCGCGGTCGACACCCCTGGTGCTGGCGGCGCTCGACTGCGGCGACCTGCGCTGCCGGGCGATCATCGACGAGCGGTCCGCCGCGTTCTTCGCGCTCGGGATGGCGAAGCGATCCGGGCGGCCGGTCGCCGCCCTGTGCACGTCGGGCACCGCCGGGGCGCACTACTACCCGGCGGCGATCGAGGCGGCCTACTCGTACACGCCGCTGGTACTGATCACGGCCGACCGTCCGGCCGAACTTCAGGGCTGCGGCGCACCGCAGACCATCGACCAGATCGATCTGTTCCACAAACACGTCCGAGCCGCCGTCGCAGTGGACCCGGACGACGACGCGGCCGCCGCCAAGGTCGCCACCGCCGTCGCCGCCGCGCGCTCGCCGGTCCCCGGTCCCGTCCACCTCAACGTCCGGTTGCGCAAGCCACTGGAGACGCGCGCCTCGCAGGCGGTCGTCCCGCCGATACCCCGCACCTACGCGGCGCCGCACGCCGACCCACCGGCGGACGCCGTCCGCGCGCTGGCCGACGCGTGCGCGGCCGAGCGCGGGGTGATCGTCGCCGGGCCGGCGCCGCTGGCGCAGCGGCGCGCGCGGGCGGCGGTCGAAGCGCTGGCGTGCGCGACCGGCTATCCGCTCGTCGCCGAGGCGGCATCGCAGCTCAAGTTCGGCGTCGACGTGTCCATCGACGGTTTCCCAGCCCTGCTGTCGGCGGAGGCCGCGCGCGAACGGCTGCGCCCGGAGTTGATCCTGCAACTCGGCGCGATGCCCGTGTCGACGGCGTGGCGCGAGTACCAGACGCGTTGGGCCGACGTGCCGCGCTGGGTCATCGCGCCGTGGGGACGACCGGACCCGCTGCGAACCGCGACGGCGCACGTCGCGGCGGATGTCGGCCGCACCGCCGCGGCCGTCGCCGAGGCGATCGGCTGCGTGCGCGCGCCGACCGCCTGGGCGACCGCGTGGCGGGCCGGTGCGCTCGCCCCCGGTCCCGCCGCCGATGCGGTGCGCACGGCGGTGCGCGCACTGCCGCCGGCCGGCGTCGTGTGCGCCGGCAACAGCCTGCCGATCCGGTGGCTCGACGCCGCGTGCAGCGCGCGCGACACCGACGCCGACGTGTGGTCGCAGCGCGGCGTCGCCGGCATCGACGGCCTGATCTCCGGGGCGGCCGGCGCCGCGGCCGCCGGCGACAGCCCGACCCTGCTGCTCGTCGGCGACGTGAGCTTCGCCCACGACATCGGCGGCCTCGCCGCGGCCCGCGACGTGCGCACGCCGCTCGCGATCGTCGTGCTCGACAACGGCGGCGGTCGCATCTTCGACGAGCTGCCGGTCGCGGCGGCCGTGGCGCCCGACGACCTGTCTCGGTGGTGGACGACGCCGCCGCGCGTCGACCTCGCCGCCGCGGCGCGGGCCTTCGGCGTGCCCTACGCGCCGATGGACGACGCGAGCCTGGCGGCGGCGTTCGAGCGCCGCGGCCCGACGCTGCTGCACGCGGAGGTCGGCGCGTGA